The Zygosaccharomyces rouxii strain CBS732 chromosome A complete sequence genome window below encodes:
- a CDS encoding phosphoglycerate mutase (similar to uniprot|Q12040 Saccharomyces cerevisiae YOR283W Hypothetical ORF), which yields MTVSSFSEACDGNVVRLFVIRHGQTDYNIRQIMQGHKDIELNQTGFEQATLLGKRLVEDSLTFDSVASSDLIRCKQTVATALATSNQNLPVTYYYELRERCMGVIEGMQIDQAEKFAVEQGKKSFRDFGETPQEFIGRFATCFVSVAEQAAANNHKNVAIFTHGGSIRSLLSWLHYNTSSKIPNTSVTVIDYHKDTKQFEVKVVADDMHLTGGSGSMRFVGDSRVL from the coding sequence ATGACAGTGTCAAGCTTTTCAGAGGCATGCGACGGAAACGTTGTGAGACTGTTTGTTATAAGACATGGTCAGACGGATTATAACATTAGGCAAATTATGCAGGGCCATAAGGATATAGAGTTAAACCAAACTGGTTTCGAACAAGCTACACTGTTAGGTAAAAGACTTGTTGAAGATTCTCTTACATTTGACTCAGTTGCTAGTAGTGATTTGATCAGATGTAAACAGACTGTAGCTACTGCTTTAGCTACTTCGAACCAAAATTTGCCAGTAACTTACTATTATGAGCTAAGAGAACGTTGTATGGGGGTGATTGAAGGTATGCAGATTGATCAGGCTGAGAAGTTTGCTGTTGAACAAGGTAAGAAATCCTTCAGAGATTTTGGAGAGACTCCTCAAGAGTTTATAGGCAGATTTGCAACTTGTTTCGTTTCAGTAGCGGAACAAGCTGCTGCCAATAATCATAAGAATGTTGCCATCTTTACGCATGGTGGATCTATTAGATCCTTACTGAGCTGGCTTCATTATAATACTTCTTCCAAGATTCCTAACACTTCCGTAACGGTGATAGATTATCATAAAGATACCAAGCAGTTTGAAGTTAAAGTTGTTGCAGATGATATGCATCTG
- the MRE11 gene encoding MRX complex nuclease subunit (similar to uniprot|P32829 Saccharomyces cerevisiae YMR224C MRE11 Subunit of a complex with Rad50p and Xrs2p (RMX complex) that functions in repair of DNA double-strand breaks and in telomere stability exhibits nuclease activity that appears to be required for RMX function widely conserved), which produces MEYPDADTIRILITTDNHVGYNETDPIAGDDSWKTFHEIMMLAKNYNVDMVLQGGDLFHVNKPSKKSFYQVMKSLRMGCMGDKPCELELLSDPSQVFHYNDFTDVNYEDPNFNVAIPVFAIAGNHDDATGESLLCPMDLLQVSGLVNHFGKVLEADKITVKPLLFQKGITKLALYGMASVRDERLFRTFKEGNVTFEIPSMREGEWFNLMCVHQNHTGHTNTAFLPEQFLPEFLDLVVWGHEHECIPHLVHNPSKQFDVLQPGSSVATSLCDAEAQLKNVFILQLRHDQSPELIPIPLTTVRTFLMRSVSLQDVNYLRPHDKEGISKYLASQVEELIAEANTATKAKLGDALDEMDEQQLPLPLIRLRVDYSGPDSDQTTIDYQVENPRRFSNRFVGRVANGNNVVQFYKRRGKHNLSSKRGPNSAVNDADVERLINERGGELEVNTLVNDLLHKMQLSLLPEVGMNEAVKKFVDKDEKSALKDFIDKEIENEVDMLVSSGGGLHSDNPEQIKSLIRQVKKANYVVDSSSSPNHETPVTAVPPPPLTHTETRELDITPTPELSMPTRKRKELPKRKASPPISESIAISDDDEEDGDEIVLSDDDNEDNGMDTQKQRTSKSSKPNTSKPPSRKSRQTTTVGKSSSGSRSKSTKTPKTDILSSLLARKRK; this is translated from the coding sequence ATGGAATATCCAGATGCTGATACGATACGTATACTGATTACTACTGATAACCATGTTGGATACAACGAGACTGATCCCATTGCTGGTGATGATTCTTGGAAGACTTTCCATGAGATAATGATGTTGGCCAAGAACTACAACGTTGATATGGTTTTACAAGGTGGTGATCTATTCCATGTTAATAAACCTTCCAAAAAATCGTTTTACCAAGTGATGAAATCACTTAGAATGGGTTGCATGGGGGATAAACCCTGCGAACTGGAGCTCTTAAGTGATCCTTCACAGGTATTCCATTATAACGACTTCACAGACGTCAACTATGAGGATCCCAATTTCAATGTTGCAATTCCCGTGTTTGCCATTGCTGGTAACCATGATGATGCTACCGGAGAAAGTTTACTGTGTCCAATGGATCTTTTGCAAGTAAGTGGGTTGGTCAatcattttggaaaagtgTTGGAAGCAGATAAAATTACTGTGAAACCTCTTCTATTCCAAAAGGGAATTACTAAATTGGCACTGTATGGTATGGCATCAGTACGTGATGAAAGATTATTTCGTACTTTCAAAGAGGGGAACGTAACTTTTGAAATACCATCAATGAGAGAAGGTGAATGGTTTAATTTAATGTGCGTTCATCAAAATCACACAGGCCATACAAATACTGCATTTTTACCCGAACAATTCCTACCAGAGTTTCTGGATCTAGTTGTTTGGGGTCACGAACATGAGTGCATCCCCCATTTAGTTCATAATCCATCCAAACAATTTGACGTCTTACAACCTGGTTCATCAGTAGCTACTTCACTTTGTGATGCAGAAGCTCAACTAAAAAATGTATTTATCTTGCAACTTCGTCATGATCAATCACCAGAACTCATACCGATTCCCTTGACTACAGTAAGAACTTTTCTAATGAGATCAGTTTCTTTACAAGATGTCAATTATTTAAGACCTCATGATAAAGAAGGTATATCGAAATATCTTGCAAGCCAAGTCGAAGAACTAATTGCTGAGGCCAATACTGCAACCAAAGCTAAATTAGGTGACGCTTTAGATGAAATGGATGAGCAACAGTTACCTCTGCCGTTGATCAGGTTACGTGTAGATTACAGTGGTCCCGATAGCGATCAAACGACCATTGATTATCAAGTGGAAAACCCAAGAAGGTTTAGTAACAGATTTGTTGGGCGTGTAGCCAATGGTAATAACGTCGTTCAGTTCTACaagagaagaggaaaacaTAATTTATCCTCTAAAAGAGGGCCCAATTCAGCGGTTAATGACGCTGATGTAGAGAGACTCATAAATGAACGTGGTGGTGAACTGGAGGTCAACACTTTAGTCAATGACCTTTTACATAAAATGCAATTGTCATTACTACCAGAGGTTGGTATGAATGAAGCTGTCAAGAAATTTGTTGATAAGGACGAAAAGAGTGCTCTTAAGGATTTTATCGACAAAGAGATTGAGAACGAAGTGGATATGCTAGTAAGTAGCGGCGGGGGGTTACATTCTGATAATCCAGAACAAATAAAGTCTTTAATAAGACAAGTGAAAAAAGCTAATTACGTTGTcgattcatcatcatcacctaACCATGAAACACCTGTTACTGCCGTACCACCTCCACCACTAACACATACGGAGACACGAGAACTTGATATTACACCTACACCAGAACTATCAATGCCAACCaggaagaggaaagaaCTTCCTAAGAGGAAAGCGTCCCCTCCAATTAGCGAATCAATTGCAATATCggatgatgacgaagaagatggcGACGAAATAGTCCTCTCAGATGACgataatgaagataatgGTATGGATACACAGAAGCAAAGAACAAGCAAATCAAGCAAACCCAATACATCAAAACCCCCATCGAGGAAAAGCAGGCAGACCACTACGGTGGGCAAATCGAGCTCTGG